From a region of the Fusarium verticillioides 7600 chromosome 9, whole genome shotgun sequence genome:
- a CDS encoding aldehyde dehydrogenase (NAD+), with the protein MTKPSINFKGGFVQIIDGQSAPTKETRHGLNPANLQEMDKVPVATQQDLDRAVAAAKKAFKAWSKTPYEERRETVLAFADAVDTHRDEFQALLTAEQGKPVPQAAYETDAAIEWMRGMALIPLPEDVLEDTEQRTIISRYTPIGVVAALVPWNFPLLLATGKIAPALLTGNVIIVKPSPFTPYGGLKLVELAQQFFPPGVVQSLSGDDKLGPWMTSHPGVDKISFTGSTATGKAVLRSASSTLKRVTLELGGNDPAIIFPDVDIDKVAEKVAFFAFLNSGQICLNLKRIFVHQSIYLQFKEALVKHVKSYTLGDGSKEGVTHGPLQNAPQFKRVKGFFEDIEKEGWNVAVGGKIESSEGYFVNPTIIDVPPETSRIVVEEPFGPIVPLLTWSSEEEVIERANDTTMGLGASIWCNDIRRAHRIAREIQAGNVWVNTHFDLTPMAAFGGHKESGIGTEWGANGLKGFCNVQTLFLNKNVVS; encoded by the exons ATGACCAAGCCTAGCATCAACTTCAAAGGTGGCTTTGTCCAAATCATTGATGGGCAAAGCGCCCCCACCAAAGAAACTCGGCATGGATTGAACCCTGCAAACCTACAGGAGATGGACAAAGTCCCTGTAGCAACTcaacaggaccttgatcgcgcagtcgcagcagcaaaaAAGGCCTTCAAGGCATGGAGCAAGACTCCTTACGAGGAGCGTCGAGAAACTGTTCTTGCTTttgctgatgctgttgatacTCATCGTGATGAGTTTCAAGCTCTCCTCACAGCTGAACAGGGGAAGCCG GTCCCTCAAGCTGCGTATGAAACTGACGCTGCTATCGAATGGATGCGTGGCATGGCTCTGATTCCCCTTCCTGAGGATGTTCTCGAGGACACTGAGCAACGCACTATCATTAGCCGTTACACGCCTATCGGAGTCGTTGCAGCTCTTGTTCCCTGGAACTTTCCTCTCTTGCTTGCCACGGGCAAGATTGCCCCGGCACTATTGACTGGAAACGTCATTATTGTAAAGCCATC CCCTTTCACGCCCTATGGCGGTCTTAAGCTGGTAGAGCTCGCGCAGCAATTTTTCCCACCTGGCGTGGTTCAATCGCtgagtggtgatgataaaCTTGGGCCTTGGATGACTAGCCATCCTGGCGTTGATAAGATCAGCTTCACGGGCTCGACGGCGACGGGCAAGGCTGTTCTTCGAAGCGCCAGCTCCACACTGAAGCGCGTGACCTTGGAACT CGGTGGCAATGATCCAGCTATCATATTTCCAGACGTCGATATTGACAAAGTTGCTGAGAAAGTAGCCTTCTTCGCATTCCTCAACTCAGGTCAGATctgcctcaatctcaagcgAATCTTTGTGCACCAGAGCATTTATCTCCAGTTCAAAGAAGCACTTGTCAAACATGTCAAGAGCTACACTTTGGGCGATGGGTCCAAAGAAGGTGTAACACATGGCCCGCTGCAGAATGCTCCTCAGTTCAAGCGCGTGAAAGGCTtctttgaagatattgagaaggagggttGGAATGTCGCTGTGGGCGGCAAGATTGAGTCCTCTGAGGGGTATTTCGTTAACCCTACTATCATCGATGTGCCCCCGGAGACATCCCGCATTGTCGTAGAAGAGCCATTTG GACCGATCGTGCCACTTCTCACGTGGAGTAGTGAGGAAGAGGTAATTGAGCGTGCAAACGATACGACTATGGGACTTGGAGCCTCGATCTGGTGCAATGACATTCGTCGCGCTCACCGCATTGCGCGAGAGATTCAGGCCGGCAATGTCTGGGTCAATACGCATTTTGACTTGACTCCAATGGCGGCTTTTGGGGGTCACAAAGAGAGTGGTATTGGAACTGAGTGGGGAGCCAATGGCCTCAAGGGCTTTTGTAACGTTCAGACCTTGTTCCTGAACAAGAATGTCGTGTCGTAG